One stretch of Schlesneria sp. DSM 10557 DNA includes these proteins:
- a CDS encoding DUF1501 domain-containing protein, which produces MPQPIDRRDFLSWSTHGLTSTAVWHVLNQNQRAGAATVTGEAHDPPPHLPPKSKRVIHLYMCGGLSHLDSFDYKPALEKYHGQPLPSSEKPETFFGKVGPLRKNDWNFQRRGESGLWVSELFPHIAEVADELTVIRSMVADSANHTPATFQANTGFRLNGFPVLGSWLSYGLGCETDELPAYVVLPDPRGLPAGGTINWSNGFLPARYQGVAFRTKGQPIDDLFPATPAGSETPRSSSASSEAKTREFIAALNRHHQQTRPESDLVARMKSYELAAKMQLSVPHVTDLAGETAQTQSDYGLDREETKDFGRSCLLARRLLEQGVRFVQLFAGGSFGSPRINWDGHESVKENHSQEALRVDQPIAALLRDLRQRGMLDDTLVVFTTEFGRTPFTQSEASILGAGRDHNMYGFSVWMAGGGLKPGISYGATDEVGWKSVDRPVTWPDFHATLLHLLGIDHERLTYYHNGIERRLTNVHGEVIHDILS; this is translated from the coding sequence ATGCCTCAGCCAATCGATCGTCGTGACTTCCTGTCGTGGTCGACGCATGGGCTGACCTCAACGGCTGTCTGGCATGTTCTCAATCAGAACCAGCGTGCCGGGGCCGCGACAGTGACGGGAGAAGCCCATGACCCGCCACCGCACCTTCCCCCCAAGTCCAAACGAGTCATCCATCTCTACATGTGTGGGGGACTGAGTCACCTCGATTCGTTCGACTACAAACCCGCACTGGAGAAATATCACGGTCAGCCGCTCCCCTCGTCCGAAAAACCCGAAACGTTCTTCGGGAAGGTCGGTCCGCTGCGGAAGAACGACTGGAACTTTCAGCGGCGCGGCGAAAGTGGACTGTGGGTGTCGGAACTGTTTCCTCACATTGCTGAAGTGGCGGATGAACTGACCGTCATTCGCAGCATGGTCGCGGACTCGGCCAATCATACCCCGGCCACCTTCCAGGCCAACACCGGCTTTCGTTTGAATGGCTTCCCCGTGCTGGGCTCGTGGCTCTCGTACGGCCTGGGCTGCGAAACCGATGAACTTCCCGCTTACGTCGTCTTGCCGGATCCACGCGGACTTCCGGCGGGGGGAACGATCAACTGGTCGAACGGGTTTCTTCCAGCTCGCTATCAGGGGGTCGCGTTCCGGACCAAAGGGCAGCCGATCGACGATCTGTTTCCTGCGACCCCGGCAGGAAGTGAGACTCCCCGCTCGTCCTCGGCCAGCAGCGAAGCGAAAACGCGAGAGTTCATCGCGGCACTCAATCGACACCACCAGCAGACCAGGCCCGAATCCGATCTGGTCGCGCGCATGAAAAGTTATGAACTTGCCGCGAAGATGCAGCTCTCTGTTCCTCATGTCACCGATCTGGCCGGGGAAACCGCACAGACGCAATCCGACTACGGACTGGATCGCGAAGAAACGAAAGACTTTGGACGAAGCTGTCTCCTGGCCCGCCGACTGCTGGAACAGGGGGTCCGATTCGTACAGCTATTTGCCGGTGGCTCATTTGGTTCGCCCCGGATCAACTGGGACGGACATGAAAGTGTGAAGGAAAACCACTCACAGGAAGCCCTTCGCGTTGATCAGCCGATTGCGGCCCTGCTGCGGGATCTGCGTCAACGGGGGATGCTCGACGACACCCTGGTCGTATTCACCACCGAATTCGGACGGACTCCCTTTACCCAGTCCGAAGCGAGTATCCTTGGGGCCGGCCGTGATCATAACATGTATGGCTTCAGCGTCTGGATGGCCGGGGGTGGACTGAAGCCGGGGATCAGTTACGGAGCCACTGACGAGGTGGGCTGGAAATCCGTCGATCGACCCGTGACGTGGCCCGATTTCCATGCCACACTACTGCATCTGCTGGGGATCGATCACGAACGGTTAACTTACTATCACAACGGAATTGAACGACGACTGACGAATGTCCATGGGGAAGTGATCCATGACATCCTGAGCTGA
- a CDS encoding sigma-70 family RNA polymerase sigma factor, with translation MPLWPEQTVTQNLLVNARQGDRVAVNRLLERHRNSLRKLIQLRLDRKIAQRVDASDVVQDVLMEANTRLQEYLSDPRLPFHLWLRQLAKDRMIDMHRRHRGAQRRSLDREQSMTSPQFADQSGLDLMGQLADQELTPAAASIRKELESRFLIALDQLDDEDREIVVMRHFEQLGNSEVAEALGLSAAAAGMRHLRALRKLRAILGDRPSQTEQPHE, from the coding sequence ATGCCGCTCTGGCCAGAACAGACTGTTACCCAGAACCTGCTGGTGAATGCCAGACAGGGAGATCGCGTCGCGGTGAACCGGCTGCTGGAACGGCACCGGAATTCACTCAGAAAATTGATCCAGTTGCGACTGGACCGGAAGATCGCGCAGCGAGTTGATGCCAGCGATGTGGTCCAGGATGTTCTGATGGAAGCCAATACGCGACTTCAGGAATATCTGTCAGATCCGCGGTTACCATTTCATCTCTGGCTGCGGCAACTGGCCAAAGACCGGATGATCGACATGCACCGTCGACACCGGGGAGCGCAGCGCCGCAGCCTGGACCGCGAACAGTCGATGACGTCCCCCCAGTTCGCAGATCAATCAGGGCTGGATCTGATGGGTCAGCTTGCCGATCAGGAACTGACTCCCGCCGCCGCCAGCATCCGCAAGGAACTGGAATCCCGATTCCTGATCGCCCTTGATCAGCTCGACGACGAAGACCGTGAGATTGTCGTGATGCGGCATTTTGAGCAACTGGGGAACAGCGAGGTGGCCGAGGCGTTGGGACTGTCGGCAGCGGCGGCCGGGATGAGGCATCTCCGGGCTCTTCGTAAGCTGCGAGCGATCCTGGGGGATCGGCCCTCTCAAACGGAACAGCCCCATGAATAG
- the hpt gene encoding hypoxanthine phosphoribosyltransferase, which yields MVTLLTEQQIAERVAELGRKFTEIYRGRPLTVLGVLNGSVILVADLIRAINIPHQIGFIRASSYRGETTVPGQLTISTDLMPMIEGRDVLLVDDIFDTGKTLVRLVEELKRHHPASIATAVLLWKEGRSCVDITPDFHGFLIPDAFVVGYGLDYDDNYRHLPRIEVLEPHDL from the coding sequence ATGGTTACATTACTGACAGAGCAACAAATTGCCGAGCGAGTCGCAGAATTAGGGCGGAAATTCACGGAGATCTACCGAGGACGACCATTAACGGTTCTGGGCGTATTGAACGGCAGCGTCATTCTGGTCGCGGACCTCATTCGGGCGATCAACATTCCCCACCAGATCGGTTTTATTCGCGCGTCGAGTTATCGGGGCGAAACGACAGTCCCCGGTCAGCTAACCATCAGCACGGATCTGATGCCCATGATCGAAGGACGCGATGTCCTGCTGGTGGACGATATCTTCGATACCGGGAAGACACTGGTCCGCCTGGTCGAGGAACTGAAGCGGCACCATCCTGCGAGCATCGCTACGGCGGTCCTGCTGTGGAAAGAGGGACGCAGTTGTGTCGACATCACGCCCGACTTTCACGGCTTTCTGATTCCCGACGCGTTCGTCGTCGGATACGGCCTGGATTACGACGACAACTACCGGCATCTGCCCCGCATCGAAGTTCTGGAACCTCACGACTTGTGA